DNA sequence from the Candidatus Cloacimonadota bacterium genome:
GAATTTTTTAAAATATCTTTTGAAAACAAAAGAATTGAATTCCAAAGTTATTATAATTTCCGGAGAAGCATCACGCACGCAAGTTTCTGTTGCTATGAAATTAGGAGCCTATACTTTCGTGGAAAAAACAGGTCACTTCAATACTAAAAAGTTTTTAGCCGATGTTCGTCAGGCAATAAATTTGAAGCAGCAGGAAGAACAGAATAAGAGATTAAAAGATGATAACATTAATCTCCGTAAAGAACTCGAACCCAGAAAAGTTTTTATTGGCGAATGTCCGGAAATTCTAAAAGTAAAAGAACAGATCAAACGATACGCTAAAAAAGATATCAGTGTCCTGATCTATGGTGAAACCGGAACCGGAAAAGAAGTGGTTGCCAATAATCTATACTGGGAATCGGAACGAAACGGAAAACCATTTGAAATCGTACATATTGGCGGATTAAATGAAAATTTGATCGATTCGGAATTATTCGGTCATAAAAAGGGAGCTTTTACCGGAGCAGACTATGACAAAATTGGAAAATTTGAGAAAGCAGATCAAGGAATAGTCTT
Encoded proteins:
- a CDS encoding sigma-54-dependent Fis family transcriptional regulator, coding for MGSNFLKYLLKTKELNSKVIIISGEASRTQVSVAMKLGAYTFVEKTGHFNTKKFLADVRQAINLKQQEEQNKRLKDDNINLRKELEPRKVFIGECPEILKVKEQIKRYAKKDISVLIYGETGTGKEVVANNLYWESERNGKPFEIVHIGGLNENLIDSELFGHKKGAFTGADYDKIGKFEKADQGIVFLDEISDFDLNIQAKLKRAIENKEIQMIGGNTKKIDVKFIFATNQNLLEKIRNNEFREDLYERMDVAKIELPPLRERGNDIILLMKHFFSILSQKHDRYDNSDLKSLK